In a genomic window of Ranitomeya imitator isolate aRanImi1 chromosome 5, aRanImi1.pri, whole genome shotgun sequence:
- the LOC138680679 gene encoding ADP-ribosylation factor 6-like: MDKVLSKIFGNKELWILMLGLDAAGKTSILYKLMLGQSVTTHPTMGFNLETVTYKNVKFNVWDVGGQEKIQALWRHYYTGTHGLIFMVDCADRDHIDEARWELHYIINDRKMRDAIILIFVKQDLSDAMTPHQIQEELGLTWIRDRNWYVQPSCATSGDGLYEGLMWLTSSYKSQ; this comes from the coding sequence ATGGACAAGGTGCTTTCCAAGATTTTCGGCAACAAGGAGTTGTGGATTTTAATGCTGGGGCTGGATGCAGCCGGTAAAACCTCCATCCTTTACAAACTGATGCTTGGTCAGTCTGTCACCACTCACCCGACCATGGGGTTCAACCTGGAGACTGTAACTTACAAGAATGTAAAATTTAACGTGTGGGATGTCGGGGGACAGGAGAAGATCCAAGCTCTGTGGCGGCACTATTACACGGGGACCCACGGGCTCATCTTCATGGTGGACTGTGCTGACCGGGATCACATTGACGAGGCTAGATGGGAACTTCATTATATTATAAATGATAGGAAAATGAGGGACGCCATCATCCTTATATTTGTCAAGCAAGACCTCTCGGATGCCATGACGCCACATCAGATTCAGGAGGAACTTGGCTTGACCTGGATCAGGGATAGGAATTGGTATGTGCAGCCATCCTGTGCTACTAGCGGGGACGGCCTCTATGAAGGACTCATGTGGTTAACCTCCAGCTACAAATCCCAATGA